In Gimesia panareensis, the genomic window AGCGGATCGGGCAGTTTCAGCGCCTGCGCTGCTACAAAGGAAGGGAAACTAACGAATAAAACAAGAGCCAGCAGGGGGGACGGAAATCGCATCATCGGTACCTGATCGATCTGGGGAATAGCAGCACCTGCCCGGTTTACGGACAGGCACAGCCCTGAAAGAAACCTACTTCGCTTTGTTGCCGAACAGCAGGATTTCGTCAAAGTTGCCGGTGTCGTCGAACGAACCGATGCCGACCTGTCCGGTCAGGAAGGTCTTGTCGGTCGCCGTCATCACCGGTTCTTTCATGTTATCGAAATAGACTTTGATCGAACCCGTCTTGGTATCGCGAACGACGCGGGCATGGTGCCATTCGTCATCCCAGTCGGTCCCCGGAGTGGTTTTGGTCGAAATCTTGGTACGGGGTTTGTCGTTGACGATGAAGATCTGGTTGGCGTGGTCGTCGGTCTTCTTGCCGAGATGGACATAATAGAAATGGGCATCGTCCTGGTAGTCAAAGAACAGGCAGAGATCCCGGTGACCGTAATCGGGGATCGTCGACTGCAGTTTCACGTCGAACACGAAATCGCTGACCTTGATCCCTTTCAGGAGTGCCCGGTTGTAGGGTGAGCGGACCGGCGGTTCGAATTTACTCCGTTTCTTGAACAGGCTGAAGACGTAGTTGTCGCCCTGCTTGATCATCTTCCAGGCCTTGTCGTCCGTGGGCAGCCAGTGACGGGAGTTGCCCGACTGGAAGTTTTCGTGAAACAACAACGGCAGCCCGTGCATGCTCTGCGGGATCCGCTGATCTTTCTCAAACGTCTGCACCAACACAGGCTCTTTGGCTTGAACCGAGGTGAGGTTCACACTGTAAACAGGCAGCAGGCCGATCGCCAGGCTGGTGATAAGGAGGGAACGCAACATGAAAATTCTCCTGTCTCATGGAAAGTCTCCGAAATTGGGGATGCAGAAACTGCGGCCTGAACGATTCCGGATGAAGTCTGAATTCTGATCTGGTTTCAGAATCTATGAGACAGGATTGGCACTGTTTTTTCAAGCATCCGGCTTGCCCGGACCGGGGCGCGGTCGGTTGTTATCTGGATTCCGATCCAGTGGACGACCGCGGAAATCTCGATTTCCGCGACCGGCAGGACCGTTGGGACGCCGATCATTCTGGTTCTGGAAACGTCCCCGGGGTCCTCGGAACGCCCCTTCTAGATCGCCACCTCTGATGAGGCTGACAGCCAGCTGCCTGACTTCCCTGGCGCGATCAGCAAACTCGGCGTGATTCTGTTCCGCCAGGTGCGCTTTCAGATACATGAATTTCAGTCGTTCCTGCAGTTCTTCCGGCGGGTGTTTGAGCAGGTCGTCTTTGTCCTTACTGCCCAGTGTTTCAAAGAACTTCTGCAGTTGAGCTTCGGGGACCTGCATCTGGTCCAGCTCATCGCGTACAGAAATGATCAACTCGTGTATGATCCCCCTGGCCAGGAAACCGGTGATCATCACGCGTTGCAAATCAGGATTGATTAAACTCAGTCTACTTCGCCTGACTGCTTCTCCCCGTCGATCGCCTATGTCTCGAAAGAAATGATATTGATCCTTGTCAATCAATTCACACACGCTCTGGACTACCTCGGGCTTAGGCCAGTCGGAACCTTTTTGTTTGTCCCGCTGTTTGACTTCTGCTGCCGCCCGGAGTACCGCCAGTGACCGCTGAAATTCTGTGAGTTCCGCTTTGGGCTTCGAGTAGTTCACCGGCTCGGGTAGACTCTTTTCAATCATGCCGATCACCTGCTGAAACAGTTCTGGTGAGGGAGCCTGCATCCGCATCATGGCGCGCCACGCCGGGTCGCGGTTATCCTTTCCCCGATCCCCCCATTCGAACCCCAGGATTTTCATGACTTCGAAATAGTTGCGATACCGTTTCCAGCGTCCACTGTTTTTATGCTCCGCACGGAACTTGCGGATGAGGGCCATCCGCTCTTCCGGGGTCTTTGCTTTCCGCAGGTCTTCCTGTTCCCAGGGGGAGAGCGTCCGAACCCAGTCCTCGTAACAGCGCATCACGTGGTTCAACTCCGGCTTTTTCCGGATCGCTTCATGAATTTTACGGTAACGGGCTTTTTCTTCGGGAGTCAGTTTCTGGAACTTTTCGTAGTTCCGTTTGAGCTGCGCGCGTTCTGCAGGAGACATCGACTCGATTTTTTTGCGGCTGTTCTGTTCGGTTTCGTCCGGCCCCGTAGCACCCAATAGCAGCATGCCCGCGCAGAACATCGCCACGACGCACCCGGCGGCGCGCCACGGCAGCGGTGCCCTGCTTTGCTTCTGTTTATTTTTGCGCGGTTTCATCGAACGTTCCTGACTTCTGAAGTTCTTCCAGAAATTCCAGACTCTGCACTTCCGTGTAAGTATCCAGATTCTCGATAAACGACAACTCCCTGAGCAGCGGATCGGATTCGTCCGGCACCCACTGGTTCGTAATCAGATATCCCACAAAGATCGAACAGGCCAGGCCCACGATCCAGCCGGCAGTGATGGCGGCCCTGCGGAGCTGCGCACGTGATTTTTTCGTCATACCGAATCCGGACGGCTGCTGATCCTCTTCCGCCTGCGCTTCCAGCTGAACGGTCCGGATGCTCGAAAGTGTTTTGTCGGTGAACTCTTCAGACGCTTTGGAGATCGGCAGTTTGTCCAGCAGTTCCCAGGTGCGCTCCAGACCATCGACGTGCGCACGGGTGGCCTCGTCGCTCGAGAGCGCCTGCTCAACTTCGATCGCTTCCTGTTCGCTGACCTCGCCATCGAGGTAAGCCACCAGTCGTTCGAGTTCCTGTTCTTTTGCGTCTTTGCTCATTGTGAGTCTCAACCGTGAATGTGTTTTTCCAGCTGTACCCGCAGATTTTCGCGGGCCCGCGACAGTAATGATTTCACCGCGGCCTCGGACAGTTTCATCGTCGCCCCGATATCCGCGTAGCTCATCCCTTCGAATTTATGTAACAGCACTGCCATCTGTTGTCGTTCATTGAGTGTTTCCAGCGCCTGGCGGACCACCGCCTGGGTCTCTTTCAATCCCACCTGTCGCGAGGGCATCATACCGGATTTTTCCATCAGCAGCTGCTCCTCCGGGCGCATCCCCAGCGGTCCGGAGTCGTTTGGATTGAGAGCCACCTCTCTACGGCGCCCCTTGTTGCGGCGGGAGTTGCTGGCCAGGTTATTGGCGATGCGAAACAGCCAGGTCGAAAATTTGGCTTTCGGCTCATACTTATCGCGCGAGCGATAAATCCGCAGAAAGACTTCCTGTGCCAGATCTTCCGCTGCCTCCTGATTTCCCAGCAGATGGCAAAAAATGCCCACGATGCGATCCTGATACGCGGCCACCAGCTCGGTGAACGCACCTTCATCTCCCGCCTTGGCGCGCAGCATCAACTGTACGTCAGGGTCGCGTAAGTAAGGTGAATTCAAGATCTCGGTAGTAACCACGACTGACTTCAGACTCCCATCTATGGGGCCAGTTGCCCCACGTGTATTAAACACGCAGCAGAACGCAAAGTTTCTCTCAGAGTTTGGGAGAAACCCGCTTTTTAACTGTTTTCATGCACGATTCTAACGGTTATCGTCGCTAAACCCGGCAGTGAACACAAGCCGTTCCCGTGTGAAATTTCCATTTCGGAACCGCATTCCCTGTCGTAATTTATTTTAGCAGGTAGTCTCACAAGGAGACCTGGTTATGATACTATATAGTCGCCCGACTGAGATTCTGACCCGGTTTCCTGCCTCCTGCCAGTCCCCCCAGCCCGCCGAGGACGGTCTATGACGTTGAATTCACTCCCTTTGAGTTATTGCACGAACGTGCATCCCGGCCTGACGGTTGCGGAGATTCTGCAGAAACTCGATGAATTTACCCTGCCGATTCAACAGCAGCTGGGAACCCCGCTCGCCGCCGGTCTCTGGCTGGCACAACCGGTGATTGAGGAAATCCTCGCTGAACCAGAGGGTATCGACGGCTTCGCAGCCGAACTGCAACAGCGCAACCTGACCTGCTACACGCTGAATGCGTTCCCCTACGGCAATTTTCACAGCGAGCGCGTCAAGGAGAACGTCTACCTCCCCGACTGGACCAAACCCGAACGGCTGGAATACACGAAAGGCTGTGCCCGCGTGCTGGCGGCGTTGCTGCCCGAGGGAACCGAAGGCAGCATCTCCACGGTGCCGCTGGGCTTCAAGGGATTTGAACACGCCCCCGATTTTGGTGAGAAGTGCATCGATCAACTGATCGAACTGGCCGTCTTTCTCAAGCAGCTCCAGGACGAAACTGGCCGCACAATTCGCCTGGCCGTGGAACCGGAACCGTTCTGCGTGATTGAATTCACACATGAACTGATCGTCTACTTCGAACGGCTCTATGAACGGGCCGCCAAAAGACAGCTGCTGGGCGTGGTCCGCGAATTTATCGGGGCCTGCTACGATGTCTGTCACCAGGCAGTGGAGTTCGAAGACATTCCCGGCTCGATCCGGCAGATCACCCACGCGGAAATCCGCATCAACAAGATTCATATTTCCAACGCCATCGAGCTCGTCGACCCGTGGGAAAACGAAGCCGGTCGCACACTGCTCGCGGAATACGCCGAGCCCCGCTACCTGCACCAGACGATCGGCAGCCTGAAGAACGGTGATCTGTATCGGCAGCCCGACCTGACCCGGGAATTCCTGCTCGACCCGCATCCCCGTCTGCAAGAGACCGAACGCTTGCGCGTGCATTTCCATGTCCCCGTCGATGCCCAGTCGCTGGGCCCGCTGGGAACCACGCACCGTGAATTAAGACAGGCGCTGGCGACCGTTAAAGAACTCGATTACGCGCCGCACCTGGAAGTGGAAACCTATACCTGGGAAGTCCTGCCCGGAGATCAGAAACCGTCGCTGGTCGACGGATTGACGCGCGAACTGCAGGCCGCCCGCAAACTGATTGATACGCTATAACCAACTGAAGTGATCAACCATGCGTGAGCTATTACTCGAACTGGAACAGGCGGTCCAAAATAAGAAACCCGTCTGCTATACCTGCCTGGTGGAAACCCGGGGCTCAACGCCCCAGAAGCCCGGGGCCGCCATGCTGATATTCAGCGATGGTTCACAGGCAGGGACCCTCGGCGGCGGCTGTGTAGAAGCGGAAGTCAAACGCCGCGCCCTCCGCGTACTTGACACGGATGCCCCTGAAATCATGACCTTCCAGCTCGACAACGATTACGGCTGGGATGACGGCCTGATCTGTGGCGGGCGCATGAAAGTCCTCGTCGACCCGGTGCGGAACGAGGACGACCTGCAGTACTTCCGGACGATGCTGGAACTGCTCGAGGGAGATCAGGGTTGCACGGAAGCGGTCGTCCTCAATCCCGAATCGGCTGAGGGCATCGCGGAAACCGATCGCTACCTGATCGACGCGAATAACGAAATCGTCGCTTCACGGGGCAACCCTCAGCCGCCGGCGCAACTGCTGGCTGGCCTCAAACCGATTCAGAACCGCCCCCGCCCGTATGTGAATGCGGGCATCGCCTATCTCACCTTTCACCAGACCTGCCAGCTGATCGTCATCGGCTGTGGTCATGTGGGACAGAAAGTCGCCGAACTGGCCAGCGATGTCGATTTTGAAATCATTGCCGTCGATGACCGCCAGGAATACTGTAATGCCGAACGGTTCCCCACCGCCAAACAGCTGATCGTCGGCACCTTCGATACCACGCTGGCCGACCTCCCGATCAACCGGGATACCTTTATCATCATCGTCACGCGGGGGCACAATCACGATGAAGAGGCGCTGGGCTACGTGGCACAGTCGCCCGCCCGCTATATCGGCATGATCGGCAGCAGGCGGAAGGTCAAGCTGATCTTCGAGGACCTGCTGCGCATGGGCACTCCCCGCGAGGCCCTCGCCCGGGTTCACGCGCCCCTCGGCTTCGACATCGGCTCGCAGACCGTTCCGGAAATTGCGCTCAGTATCGTCGCGGAACTGGTCGCCTGGCGGAACCTGGACGAGGTGCCCGCCGCCTATCAGCGGACCAGCCTGGTAGAAGAACTGAAAACACCGGATCCGGCATAAACGTCAGACCGGGAACATTCTATCCAGGCGCTTACTCGTCCCAGTCTTCGGGATCTTCGAACTCCTGCTCTTCGGCGGAAGAGACTTCCGTCGTTTTCGCATCGCCGCGACGGAAGACAGCGACGACGTCTTCGATGGGAACCACGTAAAGCACGTTATCGGGCTCGAAATCGACGGGGATCGCTTCGCTGGGATTAAACAGGACCTTGTCGTACTTCTTGATCGGGAAATCGTCGTCCCGCGCGATCTGTACGCTGATCTCCACCACCCGGCCGGTGATGTTTGGAATTTCCGCTTTATCGGGCAGGACAATCCCCCCCTTAGTCGTATGCCGACTTTCATCTTTGCGGATGAGAATTCTCATTCCCAGTGGTTCAACCCAGTCAGACACGCATTTCTCCCGGTATCTATCACAATGAAAACAGTAAATGAGTCGCTGAAGTTTTACGAAAATAAGCAGTTTCGCGCCAGATCGCAACACAACCAGCTGACTTAATCATAGGCCATCCCTGCGGTGAAAAGAACCCCGAAAATCAGGTGTCGGCCCCGGAGCCCGCTCGATCTGGCTCCCTCCGGGAAAGAATTCACCTCTGCATACCTCCCGCTCGTGCCCGTTTCAGGCTGGTAACACAGATTCCACTCCACACTTCCCGTTCTCACTGCCGTGAAGGACCGTACCCTGTTGAAGAGCCGGTTGAAAATGTAAAATGTTCAGCTATAAAGAGGGTAGCGAACGCTCAAACTCACACCTTGGGAACGTTTTACAAATTCCCGTATTCATATTCAGGAGAACGACATGGATAAGCAGACGATGATTGAGAAACTGAATCAGGACCTGGCGAGCGAGCTGGCCGCCATTATTCAATACACGACCTATGCCGCCAAGGCGACAGGCCCTTATCGACCGCAACTGACCCAGTTCTACCTGGCGGAAGTCCCCGATGAACTGGGTCACGCGCAGTACCTGGCCAACAAAATCGTCGCCCTGGGTGGCGAACCGACGACCGTCGCCGGCAAAGTCGCCGCAGCCCACACCAATCGCGAAATGCTGGAAGCCGTCCTCGCTGCCGAAAAAGAAGCGACCGCCGGTTACACGCAACGGGCAGTCGAAGCCGACGAACTGGGCGACAAAGGGATGGCCGTGCAGCTGGAAGACATGGTCCGCGATGAAAGCGGCCACGCCGAAGAAGTCGAACGCATCCTCAAAGACTGGCCGGAATAATCACCGTCCATCCGTACTGACAGAAACCAACTCAGACCCGTCCGTATTCAAAGCAGGCGGGTCTGTTTTTTTCCCTGCGTTAGTTGGTCAACGTGCCGAAGAAGAAGGGCATCAGCTGATGGCCTTTGGGCAGCAGCAGATTGCTGGCGCCCGCGCTGACTTCGTCATACTTGTTCGACTGATCGGGACGCACCTTGGTTCCACAGATGCCGAACGGCACGTAGCCGTGGCTGTGTGTTTTCGTTCTGAGGAACGTGGGATGATCCGGGCAGACCAGGATCCGGTATTCACCCTGTCCCCTCAGGTATTCATGTACCGGCCCCACGATGTGCTGATCGATGTTTTCGAGTGCCTTGATCTTCTCGATGACTTCCCCTTCGTGCGAGGCTTCGTCGGTCGCTTCCACATGCACGACGACAAAGTCGGTCTCTTCCAGGGTCTTGATCGCGGCACGCCCTTTGGCGGCGTAATCGGTATCGGTATAGCCGGTGGCTCCTTCAACTTCGATCACATTCCAGCCCAGCAGACGTCCCAGACCGCGTAACAGGTCGACCGCGGTAATCACGGCGCCGGTCTTGCCGAACTGTTCCAGGAACGGAGTCAAAGCCGGGCGGCTCCCCTGGCCCCAGAGCCAGATCTGTGTCGCCGGCGGATTGCCGTCAGATCGCTTCTGGTTCAGCTTCGATTTGCTGAACAGCTTCTTACTGCGTTCCATCAGGTCGTTCAGCAACTCGCTCCCTTTGCCTGACGGCAGATCCTGCGCGATCGGCTGATCGGTCAGGTCGTGGGGAGGCGTGGTTGTCGTTCCTGCATCAAACGGCTGGTCGTCGGCGTCCTTGGCCCGATAGACGAGCAGGTTGCGGTAGCTGACTCCCTGGTGAAACTCCCACTGCGGATCGTTGGCGGTTGCTTCCTGTAGTAAGCCGATCAGTTCCGCGCCCACATCGTTGGGCAGCTGGGACGCAGTGAAGCTGGCCATGTTCCCTTTGTCGATCGTGACGAAGTTGCAGCGGATGGCCCAGTCGTGCGGACCCAGCTCGATTCCCTGGGCGGCGGCTTCCAGCGGTGCCCGTCCCGTGTGAAAGACCAGCGGATCGTAGCCGAACAGACTCATCGTCCCCACATCGCTGCCCGACGGCATCGACGCCGGCACCGTGTCGGTTCGGCCCAGAATGCCTGCCGAGACAACTTCATCCATGTGCGGAACGTTCGCAGCCTGCAACGGGGTTTGGCCCCCTAATGCTTCCTGCGGTTCATCCGCACAACCATCGGGAATTACGAGCACATATTTCATCTTTTGGGACACTTACTCTCAGGCGGGATAGAAAAAGGAGTCAAAATAGACCTGTCTGGTCCTCACTATCCTGAATTTTCCGCCTGCCCGCAAGGTACCGACCGCCGGAATTTTTGAAGCGGCTCTTTTCAGACATTCCTGTGACAGAAACGCCCGTTTCTTAAACTTCTTACTCCTTCGGAGCCGGGTCCGCGACGACGAAATCTTTATACGGTTCCATGTCCGCCGTGATGACCTCCCACGATTTGCCCATTTCGCGGAACTGGTTGAAGTCCTTCGGCTTATAGGAAAACTCGAGTTCCGGCGTTTTGATCTTCGCGTACCCCTTTTCAAAGCAGGAATGCATGGCGGCGTCCAGGACGCCGGTCATCAGCAGCGTCCGCTCACAGGGATAGGGTTCTTCCTTGTTGACGAACAGATACTGAATCGCATGCGCAAAGGCGCGGAACAGGTTGCGGTTGCCCCAGGGACCGGGGAAGAAGGTCGTCGCCCTGGGTGCCGGCTCCCCTTTGATCGAACAGGCAAAGTTCCAGCGGACCCCGTTCGAACCAACCCGGAGCATCGTGGCCCGGAAGCCGTCTTTGTACTCGAGCAGAATCCCGTGCGGTTCGCGCGTCCCTTCACTGCCGATCGGATCGAACAATCCCCGCTTCTTATTCCCCAGCTCGGCCTGCATCGCGGCTTCCGCCAGCTTCATCGACCAGCGGCCCTCCTTACCCGCTTTGATCAGGTCGTCCCCCTTGAGGAACTGCACGCTCGAGATACCGGTCTCGCCCCCTTTGCGGAACTCGACCATCGACTGCAGCACTTCCAGGCCGTGGATGTCGTACTTCTCGATCGGCCCGCCATGAATGGAGACGGCGTCTTCGATCTCGGTGCCGTAAGGCAGCTCCAGCGGAATCGTGCGCTGCGCGAGGGGGACCGAACTGCCGACCATCATCGGGAAGCCGTGCTTCCGCGAGGTGTCATACATTTCGCGGGCCCAGTCCCAGCGGTAGGAAAAATGTTTGTCGCTGAACAGCGGCACAAAGCGGTTTGACTCTTCCATGACCTTGACGATCGCATCGAAGAACCGCTTGCGGGGATACATGGTCTGCCCGTACTTCGTATCAGGATAGTCGCCGTGCTCGCCAATCGACAGGACGGCGTCAACCGCCAGTTCATCACCGCCGTTGCAGAGTGCTTCGCGAATCGTTTTATAAATGGGAATGTCGAACTGCTTCGCGATGCCGCGGGAGAGATCGCGGTCAGTAAACTGATCGCCGTAGAAGGAAATCACATCGCACTGTGGCTCCAGCAGCTTGCCGTTAAACAGATAAGGCCCGAGGAACGGATGCAGAATGTGGTAGGCGTGCGAGCAGTAAAAGCACTGCGTATAGATGGCAGCGACCTGCGGTCGTTTGGTCCCGGCGGCAGCCAGACCTGGGTTCAACCAGTTCAGGCCCGCGGTCCCCGCCATGGCTGCGGCGCCCAGTTTCAACAGATCACGGCGGGAAAGCGATTCAGACAAAGCGTGCGGCAGGTTCGCAGCGGACATAGGGAAGACTCCTGTGGTGGGAACAAGCGAGGCGAGAATCGGTCCCTCTATCGTATCAGATCATTTAGATCTCTCCAGACGTTTTTGGGGTGGGTGGGGATTTTTGTGGGGGAAATTTTTGGAGGCGAACTCAACAGGTCAGATTTGGATTTAACCGATTCCTACAAATTGACCTTCCAAATTTTTAAGAGTCGTTCTTCCTCCATGGAACATTTTTAATTGCAGAATGTATGAATTCTACATCAAGACTGCGGCAGATTATCTTTCCTTGATAACCAGCGGTTGCAAGAATGGCTTGAGCCAGCAAACCATTTACCTGATACCATAAATCAACTCGTTCATCTGAGCCTGTAGACCTAGAAAGCAGTTTTTCTACTTTTTTAGGCATTCCATGAACTAGAGCATTTCGAACATCCACAAGCACACAAATTAAATCGTCCAGATTAAATTCTTTAGCATATGCGATTAGCTCATTACTCTTTGCTGGCAGGCCCGTTGGAATTGAATATAGTGATAACAATAGTCGAATCTTGTCTGATGCAGGTAATGACTTAAATCCATTCACACTACATAGTCCGCGTTGTTCTACTACTTCAAACCACGCTAGTGTCTCTAACGCCGCCTGCTGTAATACTATCGATCCCTCAATCAGCCCCGCACTCTGTTCAGCTTC contains:
- a CDS encoding anti-sigma factor family protein, producing the protein MSKDAKEQELERLVAYLDGEVSEQEAIEVEQALSSDEATRAHVDGLERTWELLDKLPISKASEEFTDKTLSSIRTVQLEAQAEEDQQPSGFGMTKKSRAQLRRAAITAGWIVGLACSIFVGYLITNQWVPDESDPLLRELSFIENLDTYTEVQSLEFLEELQKSGTFDETAQK
- a CDS encoding RNA polymerase sigma factor, with the protein product MLRAKAGDEGAFTELVAAYQDRIVGIFCHLLGNQEAAEDLAQEVFLRIYRSRDKYEPKAKFSTWLFRIANNLASNSRRNKGRRREVALNPNDSGPLGMRPEEQLLMEKSGMMPSRQVGLKETQAVVRQALETLNERQQMAVLLHKFEGMSYADIGATMKLSEAAVKSLLSRARENLRVQLEKHIHG
- the eboE gene encoding metabolite traffic protein EboE; protein product: MTLNSLPLSYCTNVHPGLTVAEILQKLDEFTLPIQQQLGTPLAAGLWLAQPVIEEILAEPEGIDGFAAELQQRNLTCYTLNAFPYGNFHSERVKENVYLPDWTKPERLEYTKGCARVLAALLPEGTEGSISTVPLGFKGFEHAPDFGEKCIDQLIELAVFLKQLQDETGRTIRLAVEPEPFCVIEFTHELIVYFERLYERAAKRQLLGVVREFIGACYDVCHQAVEFEDIPGSIRQITHAEIRINKIHISNAIELVDPWENEAGRTLLAEYAEPRYLHQTIGSLKNGDLYRQPDLTREFLLDPHPRLQETERLRVHFHVPVDAQSLGPLGTTHRELRQALATVKELDYAPHLEVETYTWEVLPGDQKPSLVDGLTRELQAARKLIDTL
- a CDS encoding XdhC family protein — encoded protein: MRELLLELEQAVQNKKPVCYTCLVETRGSTPQKPGAAMLIFSDGSQAGTLGGGCVEAEVKRRALRVLDTDAPEIMTFQLDNDYGWDDGLICGGRMKVLVDPVRNEDDLQYFRTMLELLEGDQGCTEAVVLNPESAEGIAETDRYLIDANNEIVASRGNPQPPAQLLAGLKPIQNRPRPYVNAGIAYLTFHQTCQLIVIGCGHVGQKVAELASDVDFEIIAVDDRQEYCNAERFPTAKQLIVGTFDTTLADLPINRDTFIIIVTRGHNHDEEALGYVAQSPARYIGMIGSRRKVKLIFEDLLRMGTPREALARVHAPLGFDIGSQTVPEIALSIVAELVAWRNLDEVPAAYQRTSLVEELKTPDPA
- a CDS encoding co-chaperone GroES, encoding MSDWVEPLGMRILIRKDESRHTTKGGIVLPDKAEIPNITGRVVEISVQIARDDDFPIKKYDKVLFNPSEAIPVDFEPDNVLYVVPIEDVVAVFRRGDAKTTEVSSAEEQEFEDPEDWDE
- a CDS encoding ferritin-like domain-containing protein: MDKQTMIEKLNQDLASELAAIIQYTTYAAKATGPYRPQLTQFYLAEVPDELGHAQYLANKIVALGGEPTTVAGKVAAAHTNREMLEAVLAAEKEATAGYTQRAVEADELGDKGMAVQLEDMVRDESGHAEEVERILKDWPE
- a CDS encoding cofactor-independent phosphoglycerate mutase, whose translation is MKYVLVIPDGCADEPQEALGGQTPLQAANVPHMDEVVSAGILGRTDTVPASMPSGSDVGTMSLFGYDPLVFHTGRAPLEAAAQGIELGPHDWAIRCNFVTIDKGNMASFTASQLPNDVGAELIGLLQEATANDPQWEFHQGVSYRNLLVYRAKDADDQPFDAGTTTTPPHDLTDQPIAQDLPSGKGSELLNDLMERSKKLFSKSKLNQKRSDGNPPATQIWLWGQGSRPALTPFLEQFGKTGAVITAVDLLRGLGRLLGWNVIEVEGATGYTDTDYAAKGRAAIKTLEETDFVVVHVEATDEASHEGEVIEKIKALENIDQHIVGPVHEYLRGQGEYRILVCPDHPTFLRTKTHSHGYVPFGICGTKVRPDQSNKYDEVSAGASNLLLPKGHQLMPFFFGTLTN